From the Pseudomonas putida genome, one window contains:
- the cmoA gene encoding carboxy-S-adenosyl-L-methionine synthase CmoA, translating to MSKQPDRLFARPLEQVPDFVFNEDVVRVFPDMIKRSVPGYPTIVENLGVLAARFAQPNTALYDLGASLGAVTQSLRRHVRSDGCRVIAVDNSAAMVERCRQYLTAQDSMFQELLPVEVLEADILTLPFEPASVVAMNFTLQFIAPEQRLALLGKIRQALLPGGALILSEKLRFADDEEQSLLNELHLDFKRANGYSELEIAQKRSAIENVMKPDTLQAHKERLHAAGFTKVVPWFQCLNFASLIALP from the coding sequence GTGAGCAAACAACCCGACCGCCTTTTCGCCCGACCTCTGGAGCAAGTCCCCGACTTCGTGTTCAACGAAGACGTGGTGCGCGTGTTCCCGGACATGATCAAGCGCTCGGTGCCCGGTTACCCGACCATCGTCGAAAACCTCGGCGTACTGGCCGCCCGCTTCGCCCAGCCGAACACCGCGCTGTACGACCTGGGCGCCTCTCTGGGTGCCGTCACCCAGTCGCTGCGCCGCCATGTTCGCAGCGACGGCTGCCGGGTGATCGCGGTGGACAATTCCGCCGCCATGGTCGAGCGTTGCCGCCAGTACCTCACCGCCCAGGACTCAATGTTCCAGGAACTGCTGCCGGTCGAAGTGCTGGAAGCCGACATCCTCACCCTGCCCTTCGAACCGGCCTCGGTGGTGGCGATGAACTTTACCCTGCAGTTCATCGCCCCTGAACAACGCCTGGCGCTGCTGGGCAAGATCCGCCAGGCACTGCTGCCCGGCGGCGCGCTGATCCTCTCGGAGAAACTGCGTTTCGCCGATGACGAAGAACAGTCTCTGCTCAACGAACTGCACCTGGACTTCAAGCGGGCCAATGGCTACAGCGAACTGGAAATCGCCCAGAAGCGCAGTGCCATCGAGAACGTGATGAAGCCCGACACCCTGCAAGCCCACAAGGAACGTCTGCACGCGGCCGGTTTCACCAAGGTGGTGCCGTGGTTCCAATGCCTCAACTTTGCCTCGCTGATAGCCCTGCCATGA